The genome window GAACGGAAAAGCTCCTTCCACTACCGATGAAAAAAACATGGATGTATCGGGAGATTTTTTTGCATTATTTAATCAGAGTGAATCTCTATCAACAAAAAAGCAGCGCCATTTTGAAAAGCGAGAAGTGATTCCAGTTGAATTTATGCTAAAAGTCATTCCAATTGACTCGGAAACCAATCTGTTTGGAATAGAAATTCAGCTATTATCCCATCCAATAAAAGATATTCGCTTGTTTTTAAAAAGAATAAAGAGTGGAAAAGCTTATTCATTTAGTTCGGAATTAGAATTTAATCCAAAGCTTCATTGTGTAAAGGAAGAAAGTGAAGCAATCCTACAAGAGTTAGGAAAAGTAATAGAAGATGAAAGGATATTTTTGAATCATCACCAGGGAGTGAGTAATATATGGGGAGACAGTATTTTGTTAATTCCCCCTTCCTCTTGGATTCCTCTTCGTTCTCATTGGAAGGAATTAGGGTATTATGATCCGAATAAAGGGACAATGGTGCCCTTAAATGTTTCAAATGAAGTCCTGCCTTTAAGATTTCATTTATACCAGCGTGAAATTGGAAGCTATCAATTAAATGTACATGGAATGGAATCCATACAGTTCCTGCATCAATATTATGCTGTCCTGATAGAGGGAAATGTGCGGCAATTGGAAGCAGAAGACTTTAAAAGACTTATTGAGATAAAGAAAATGATGGAAAAAGTTGGCGAGAGTTTTATCCCGATTGCACTCAATCAATTGGATTTCTTTTTAGAAAAGGTTGCCCCAAGCTTAAAAAAACTTGGGGAGGTTCAATTAGAGAGAGAGCTTTCCAAAAAAATCGGGAAGACTCCACTCCAAGCTGAACTCTATTTAGATAGAGTAAACAATCGATTGCTGGCAAGCTTAGAATTTCGTTATGATCATATTGTCATCAATCCAGTTCAAGAACGGGACAAAGAAGTAGAAGCAGTGCTACTTCGAGACTGGAAGAAAGAAGAACAAATTAAAGAGTTAATGGATAGCAGTTCATTTGCAAAAACAGATAGTGGTTATATGCTTTATAATGAGGAATTGGAGTTTGACTTTTTATATTATGTGTTACCGAAGCTGCAGAAGCTTGTTAAAGTTTATGCAACAACAGCTATTAGAAATCGAATTTTCAAGGAAAAAACATGGCCAAGATTTTCGGTGAAATTAAAAAAGGACCGCATTAACTGGCTTGAATTTAAATTTGAGATGGAAGGTTTTCCAGAGCGTGAAATCAAAGGCTTGTTAGCTGCTTTGGAAGAAAAGCGGAAATATTATCGTTTGCAAGATGGTTCTCTATTTGCTTTGCAAACAAGGGAGATGGAGGAAGTACAAAGGTATCTTCAATCTCCACAAATAAAAGACAAGGACTTTATAAGTGGGTTTGAGCTGACACTTTTAGAAAGCTTATCTTTTATAGAAGAAGATCGAAAAATCTTTGCTTTAGATGAATCGTATCAGCAGCTGATTGATTCCTTCTTGCATCCAGAAAAGCTAAATATTAAAGTCCCTGCGGATTTAAACAATGTCTTGAAAACGTATCAAAAAGATGGCTATAAATGGCTGAAAACATTAGCGCAATATCAATTTGGCGGGATTTTAGCGGATGATATGGGTTTAGGAAAAACACTGCAAAGTATTGCCTTTATTCAATCTGAATTGCCTGTGATAAGAAAAGCGAAACAACCGGTGTTAGTTGTATGTCCTTCCTCTTTATTATACAACTGGCAAAGAGAAATCATGAAATTTGCTCCGGCAATACAGTGCCTTATACTTGATGGAGTTAAAAAGGAAAGAGCTGCTCTGCAAAAAGATTTAGAAAACATCGATGTAATCATAACGTCATATCCATTAGTTAGACAGGATATTTCATGGTATGAACAGCAAGTTTTCCATACAGTGCTTTTTGATGAGGCCCAATATTTTAAAAACCCATTATCACAAACGGCAAAAGCAGTTAAGAAACTAAAAGCGGTTAATCGCTTTGCTTTAACTGGCACTCCGCTTGAGAATTCGATTGAAGAACTTTGGTCAATTTTCCATATTGTCTTCCCAGAATTATTCAAAGGTTTGAAGGAATTTGCAAATTTAACCAATAAACAAATTGCGAAAAAAATAAGACCATTTATGCTGCGCCGCTTAAAAGAGGATGTATTAGCCGAACTTCCTGAGAAAAGGGAATGGAGCGAAATAGTGGAATTATTACCAGAACAGAAAAGATTGTATGCAGCCTATCTCGCGAAATTAAGACATGATGCCTTAAAGCATTTAAATAAAGAAACCCTTCGAAAAAATAAGATTAGAATTCTTGCTGGATTAACGAGACTGCGGCAAATATGCTGTCATCCAGCCCTATTTGTTGACAATTATCATGGAAAGTCTGCTAAACTAGATCATCTAATGGAACTAATCGAGGAAGCACAGCGATCTAATCGCAGGGTGCTGATTTTTTCTCAATTTACAAGTATGCTTGAAATAATTGGTCAAGAATTAGCAAAAAAGGGATTGGCCTATTTTTATTTAGATGGGAGCACTCCTTCAGATGAGAGAGTGGAATTATGTCATCGCTACAATTTAGGAGAGCGAGATTATTTTTTAATAAGCTTAAAAGCAGGGGGAACAGGTCTTAATTTAATGACTGCAGATACTGTTATTTTGTATGATACGTGGTGGAATCCAGCGGTCGAAGAACAGGCGGCGGATCGTGCTCACCGCATAGGACAGGAGAATGTAGTGGATGTAATTAAGCTCTTCTCTAAAGGCACAATTGAAGAGAAGATATATGAATTGCAAGAAAAGAAAAAGAATTTAGTAGACGAAATTATCGATTCAGATGATAAAGTAATTTCTTCTCTAACAGAAGAGGACTTAAGAGAATTGTTAAGTTAATCCATTAAAAAAGGAGGCCATTATTTGGGCCTCTTTTTTTAATGTAAATCAATTTTCTTTTTGTTTTGGATACCGCTTGGCTTTTTTGGCAGCTTCACGAAGTAAATACTCAATATGACTATTTATACTGCGGAAATCATCCGCAGCCCATTTTTGCAGGACTTCGTATAGCTCTGGATCAATGCGTAATGGAAAGCTTTTTTTCTTCGTCATTTATACCACTCATTAATATAAAGTACCTGTATTAATTACAGGAGTCGTAGGATTTTCAGAAACAATCGCTACTAGTAAATTATTTACTAATTGTACCTTTCTTTCATCATCTAATTCAATGATTTTATCCTGTTCCAGTTGATTAATGGCCATTTGTGCCATTCCAACTGCTCCTTCGACAATTTTCTGACGAGCAGAAATGATAGCGGAGGCTTGCTGACGCTGTAACATCGCTTGGGCAATTTCAGTAGAATAAGCTAAATGAGTTAATCTGGCTTCAATTACTTCGACTCCTGCGAGATCTAGACGAGCTTGTAATTCGGCCGTTAGTTCATTGGAGACTTCCTCTGCATTTCCCCTTAAGGTTAGTTCTACATTTTCAAATGTATCATATGGATATTTTGTTGCAACATGGCGGATAGCTGTTTCACTTTGTATTTCAACAAATTCTTCGTAATTATCTACATCAAAAATGGCTTTTGCAGAATCAATGACTTTAAAAACAATAACGGCAGCAATTTCAATTGGATTTCCATCAACATCATTTACTTTCAAACGTTTACTATTGAAATTACGCACGCGTAAGGAAATTGTTTTTCGTAAAGTAAGAGGGGTGGTTAAAAATAATCCGCTGCTGCGAATCGTACCAAGGTATTTTCCGAAAAAGGTTACAACAACAGCCTGATTAGGTTGAATAATTGTTATCCCGCTACCTAGAAGAACAGCTATAAGGAAGAAGGGAATGGCAGCTCCTGGAATTTCCTGTACAAGAAAATAAACTCCAAGAAAAAGGGATATGGCAATAAGTAAAACCCCAATAAACCCATTAAAATGAAATGCATTTTTTTCTTTCAACTGAATCACTCCTATAATTTCAATTTGATATAATTATGATATCACTTCTGTATAAAATTGTAAATCGATTAATGCCAAGATCTTCATAAAAAAAGGAGATAGCTATTAACTATCCCCTGAAAGTTGTACTTTAACTTATTTCTAACAATTCCATTAGTGTTTTGCCAATTATTGTACCAGCCGTTTTTGGTGCAACCTTTGCCGGTAAACCAAGTGCCCAAAGTGTTTCGATATTGTGTTCCTTGGCAACTGCAAAATCGATCCCCCCAGGTTTGCTGGCTAAATCAATAATTAAAGCAGTGCTCGATAATTTCTTTATGAGACTAGAAGTTAGAAGCAGTGCTGGAACAGTATTAATAATAATCTGCTGAAGAGGGATTTCTGATTCTAGTGAAGGTTCAAAAATTGCAACTAACCCCATTTCTATCACTCTTGCTTCATCCTCTTTTTTTCGAACTAGAACAGTTACTTTTGCACCGACAGCAGAAAATAGACGAGCGACAGTTTTACCGACTCTGCCAAAACCGAGTACGAGCACTTGAGAATTATGTATTGTAATATCCGTATGCTTGATGGCGAGCATTAGTGCTCCCTCTGCAGTTGGGATGGAATTATGGATGGCCAC of Niallia circulans contains these proteins:
- a CDS encoding ribbon-helix-helix domain protein, which translates into the protein MTKKKSFPLRIDPELYEVLQKWAADDFRSINSHIEYLLREAAKKAKRYPKQKEN
- the dpsA gene encoding dipicolinate synthase subunit DpsA; its protein translation is MNENHVLLIIGGDSRQLEVIRLLAPKLNKIYLIGFKDASVSYKNVRKVNWQTAPLHEVDSILLPIPGIQEDGIAESLFSKEAIFLTKEMINKTKTNCTMYSGIITPYLKQLATETHRNLVALFARNDVAIHNSIPTAEGALMLAIKHTDITIHNSQVLVLGFGRVGKTVARLFSAVGAKVTVLVRKKEDEARVIEMGLVAIFEPSLESEIPLQQIIINTVPALLLTSSLIKKLSSTALIIDLASKPGGIDFAVAKEHNIETLWALGLPAKVAPKTAGTIIGKTLMELLEIS
- a CDS encoding SPFH domain-containing protein, giving the protein MKEKNAFHFNGFIGVLLIAISLFLGVYFLVQEIPGAAIPFFLIAVLLGSGITIIQPNQAVVVTFFGKYLGTIRSSGLFLTTPLTLRKTISLRVRNFNSKRLKVNDVDGNPIEIAAVIVFKVIDSAKAIFDVDNYEEFVEIQSETAIRHVATKYPYDTFENVELTLRGNAEEVSNELTAELQARLDLAGVEVIEARLTHLAYSTEIAQAMLQRQQASAIISARQKIVEGAVGMAQMAINQLEQDKIIELDDERKVQLVNNLLVAIVSENPTTPVINTGTLY
- a CDS encoding DEAD/DEAH box helicase; this translates as MNTVITRKMILEMCGPVSLKRGEAFSKNHKVIFKEYRDNYCEAFVQASEDFAVMVAIDGEEIKATCSCPKLASFQKECQHIAAVLVEIKKFQMNGKAPSTTDEKNMDVSGDFFALFNQSESLSTKKQRHFEKREVIPVEFMLKVIPIDSETNLFGIEIQLLSHPIKDIRLFLKRIKSGKAYSFSSELEFNPKLHCVKEESEAILQELGKVIEDERIFLNHHQGVSNIWGDSILLIPPSSWIPLRSHWKELGYYDPNKGTMVPLNVSNEVLPLRFHLYQREIGSYQLNVHGMESIQFLHQYYAVLIEGNVRQLEAEDFKRLIEIKKMMEKVGESFIPIALNQLDFFLEKVAPSLKKLGEVQLERELSKKIGKTPLQAELYLDRVNNRLLASLEFRYDHIVINPVQERDKEVEAVLLRDWKKEEQIKELMDSSSFAKTDSGYMLYNEELEFDFLYYVLPKLQKLVKVYATTAIRNRIFKEKTWPRFSVKLKKDRINWLEFKFEMEGFPEREIKGLLAALEEKRKYYRLQDGSLFALQTREMEEVQRYLQSPQIKDKDFISGFELTLLESLSFIEEDRKIFALDESYQQLIDSFLHPEKLNIKVPADLNNVLKTYQKDGYKWLKTLAQYQFGGILADDMGLGKTLQSIAFIQSELPVIRKAKQPVLVVCPSSLLYNWQREIMKFAPAIQCLILDGVKKERAALQKDLENIDVIITSYPLVRQDISWYEQQVFHTVLFDEAQYFKNPLSQTAKAVKKLKAVNRFALTGTPLENSIEELWSIFHIVFPELFKGLKEFANLTNKQIAKKIRPFMLRRLKEDVLAELPEKREWSEIVELLPEQKRLYAAYLAKLRHDALKHLNKETLRKNKIRILAGLTRLRQICCHPALFVDNYHGKSAKLDHLMELIEEAQRSNRRVLIFSQFTSMLEIIGQELAKKGLAYFYLDGSTPSDERVELCHRYNLGERDYFLISLKAGGTGLNLMTADTVILYDTWWNPAVEEQAADRAHRIGQENVVDVIKLFSKGTIEEKIYELQEKKKNLVDEIIDSDDKVISSLTEEDLRELLS